GGCGGCCGCAGCCTGGTGCGGCGGATGCTCGGCGTCGGGTTCCCGGGGGACGCCGCGACCACCGAGTGGCTGCTCGGCGAGGTGGAGGTGACGGCCGCCGCCGACGAGATCGCGGCCATCTCGGAGAAGGTGCGCACGACGCACCGCGGCTTCGGCATCGGGCCCGCCGGTGACGGGCTGTTCCGCGCCGTGGTGCCCGCGGCATCCGTCGCGGAGGACCGGACGGTGCCTCCGACGCTGGATGACTTCCGCTCCCAACTGCGGGCGTTCGCGGGCACCGATTTCGGGGTGCACTCGCCGCGCTCGCTGACGCGCTTCACCGACGCCACGCGGCTCGCCGACCAATACCGGGTGGGGCGGGTGCTGCTCGCGGGCGACGCCGCGCACGTCCATCCGCCGCTCGGCGGGCAGGGACTGAACCTCGGCATCCAGGATGCGTTCAACCTCGGTTGGAAGCTGGCGGCGGCGGTCGAGGGCTGGGCGCCGGCCGGGCTGCTCGACACGTACTTCGATGAGCGCCACCCCGCCGCGGAGGACGTGCTCACCATCACGCGGGCGCAGAGCGAGCTGATCTCCCCGGAACCGGGTCCGCAAGCGGTGCGACGGCTGCTCACCGAGCTGATGGGCTTCGAGGACGTGGGCCGTTTCCTGGCGGAGAAGGTCGCGGGCATCGGCATCCGCTACGACTTCGGCGACGGGCCGGCGCTGCTCGGGCGCCGGATGCGCGACATCCCGCTGGGCCGCGGGCGTCTCTACGAGCGGATGCGCGACGGGCGCGGGATGCTGCTCGACCGCACCGGGAGCCTGTCGGTCGGCGCCTGGGCGGATCGTGTCGACGTGGTCGCCGACGCGGCCGCCGAGCTGGACGCACCCGCGGTGCTGCTGCGACCGGACGGGCATGTCGCGTGGATCGGGGACGAGCAGGAGGAGCTGACCCGGCACCTGAGGCGGTGGTTCGGCGAGGCGTGAACCACGCCGCGCGTCACCGGGACAGCGGCAACTCGGCGATCAGCAGTTCATCGGCGCCGTCCGTCCAGGTCTCCGTGCGACCTACGGTGAATCCGGCGGGCGAGACCGTCTGACCGAGGTGCTCCGCTGAGTCGAACGGACTGTGGTCGAGGTACGCCGACGATGGTGCCGCGCGGTGGCGGCTCGGGTCGAATGACAGGAACGTCGCGGTGATCGCGCGACCGCCGGGGCGGAGCACGCGGGCCCACTCCAGGATGGCGGCATCCGGGTGCGGGAAGAGCTGCAGCCCGGTGACGCACGTCACCAGGTCGAACGCGTCGTCCGGGAACGGGAGGCTGGTCGCATCCCCGACCCGCAGGTCGGCGTCCGGGAGGTGACGGCGGGACTCGTCGATCATGCGTGAAGCCAGGTCGATGCCGGCCAGCGTCCCGTCGTAGCCGCGGTCGCGCAGCGCCCGCAGGGCGAGGCCGGTGCCGGTGGCGACGTCGAGCACCGACCGCACCCCGGGCAGATCGGCGAAGGCGGCGACCGCGGCGGCCAGGCTGCGGTGCATGGAACTCTCGTCGTAGGTCGCAGCGCGCTCGTCGAAGCGTTCGCGGACCGCTCTCAGGTGCTCGTCATCGGTCACGGAGGTCAGCGTAGCGGGCGGCGGCCGCCCGCCTGCGGTGCCCGGAGTGTCGCTCCGCGTCGGCCGAAAAATGTAGCGGCGGCCGGCTCACCCGAAAAAGCCGACCGCCGCGCACCGGGAATGCAGTACAGCTGCCCGCCCCCTGCGGTTCAGCCTGCCATCCGTTGCTTAGTGCACACAGTAAAACGCCCCGGAGGAAAGTCAACCCGGTCGGAGCGGATCAGCCCCGGATGTTCATCTCCAGTTCACGAACGGCCTGCGCAACAGCGGCGGGTGCCTCCCACGCGGTGTAGTGGCCACCCCTCTCCAGTCGACCGAACGAGCGGATGTCGCTGTAGCTCTTCTCGGCGAGCGACCGCGGGTACGCGGCTTCGTGGCGCTGGACCAGGATGGACGCCGGCACCGCGACGATCGGGTGCAGGTCGTCGTCGCTCGTCTCTTCCCGGTAGGGCCGGAAGCTGGTCCCGATCGAGCGGGTCACCCAGTACAGCGCGACGTTGGTGAGCACGTCATCCACGTCGAACCGCTCCAGGCCGTCGCCGTCGCTCCAGGCGGCCACCTTCTCGGCGATCCAGGCGAGCAGACCGCTCGGGGAGTCGATGAGCGCGGCGGCCAGGGTATCGGGGCGGGTGCCCTGCTCGTGCGCGTAGCCGGACTCCTCCGGGTTCGCGACCGAGCGGAGGAAGGCCTGCTCCTCGTCGGTCAGCTCGACTCCGGGGCGCGACCGCGCGGAGAAGGACGCGTGCGTCGCGATGATGCCGGCGACGGACTCGGGATGCTCGCCCGCGAGCCAGTCGCTGACCCCGGCGCCCACATCCTCGCCGTAGGTCAGGTAGCGGTCGTAGCCGAATTCGCCGGTCATCAGCGCGTTCCAGCGGCGGGCGACGCCCGGAGAGGAGAACGGCTCGGGCAGTACGGCGGAATACCCGTAGCCGGGAAGCGACGGGATGACGACGTCGCGGTCGGCGCTGAGAAGGTCGGCGAGGTCTAGCATCGACGCGAACGAGTACGGCCAGCCGTGGGTGAGCACGATCGGGAGCCCTCGCGGTTCGCGAGCCGCGACGCGGACGACGTGCACGGCGCACCCGTCGAGGTCGACCATGCGCTGCTCGTAGCCGTTCACCCGTCGCTCGAACCCGCGCCAGTCGTACCCGGTGCGCCATCGCTCGACCAGGTCGGCCAGCACCCGGGGCGGGATGCCGTTCGACCAGTCCGGGCCGGGCGTCGGCTCGGGCAGGATGGCGCCCTCCAGGCGGTGCTGCAGGTCGTCGAGCACGGCTGGGGGGACGTCGATTCGGAACTCCATGCAGCGACGTTAGCGGGCGCCGCCGACATCGCAGAAGGCGGCCGAGCAGGATGTCGGAGGGCGGGCGTAGGCTGAAAACATGGCCCGGAACCGTGACGAATCCCGTCGCGCGGCTCCCGAGTCCGACCCGCTCGTGGAGGCCGCGCGGTACCGCCTGCGCCGAGACGCGGAGGAGCGCGGCGAACCGGTCGAGGAGCCGAACGCCGGCCAGCCCAGCATGGAGCAGCGGGCGCACATCGTCGAGATGACCATCCAGCAGGCCATGCGGCGCGGCGACTTCGACAACCTGCCTGGTTCGGGAAAGCCGCTCCCCGGGCTGACCGGGACGCACGACCCCGACTGGTGGATCCGGCGCAAGATCGAGCGCGAGAAGCTGACCGGGCTCGGGCCGCCCGCCCTCCTCCTACGAACGGAGGACAAGGAACTCGACGACCGGCTCGACCGTCTGGCGTCGGAGACGGCGGTCCGCGAGCACCTCGACACCTTCAACCGGCGCATCATCGAGGCGCGGCGGCAGCTGCAGGGTGGCCCGCCCGTGATCACGCCGACCCGCGACGTGGATGCGGAAGTCGAACGCTGGCGCACCCGGCGCGAGGAGCGGCTCCGCCAGGCGGAGGCGAACCGGCGCGCCGAGCAGGAGGCGTACGCGGCGCTGTCGCGGCGCGAGCGGCGGCGGCTGCGGCGCGAGTCCGGCCGCTGAGCCCCGTGGCGGTGCGGCGTCCGCCGCGCGTCGGCGCTACTCCGAAAGATGCTGGTGCGGAGCGGTGAAGTGGATGCTGTCCGCGGTCACCCCGACGAGTCCCAGCGTCACGCGCAGCAGCTGTGGCGGGAGCCCGTCCGCCGGGGGAGGGGTCGCGGCGCCGAGCGTGTAGGGCGTGCCGTCCCGACCCGTCGCGGTCACCGAGTCCAGGTAGACCTGCACGTTGCCGCGGAGCGCCATCTGGTCGGCCGTGGTGACGAGCTTCGGCCCGGTCTCCTTGCGGACGGTCAGGGAGAAGCCGTCGATGGTGATGCTTTCGGCGGAGAGCTTGAGCACGGGGACGCGCCGGCCGTCCGCGAGCGGCACGGTCACCACGGTGATCCCCTTCAGTCCGGAGAACGAGAGGGATGTGCTGCCGAGCTGGGCGGGCGGCTGGGTGAAGACGGGAGCGCCGGTGTCCGGGCTCGCGGGCGCAGCCGGGGCGCTAGGGGTGGGCGTGGGCGTCGGCACGCCCGGTGTCGCCGGGACGCCGGGCGTCGAGGAGGAGCCGGGGAGCGGCGGCAGCCCGGGCAGCCCGGGGTGGTCCGCGCCCGAGGTCGGCGTGGGCGTGGGCGTCGGCGAACTGCACGGCATGATGAGCGGGATGCACAGGCCGGCGGGAGCCGCGGTGGGCACGCGGGCCGCACCGAGCCCGGCCAGTGCGGCCGCGACGCACGCGATCAACGCGCCCGCGACGACGCCCGATCCGCGCCGCCTCATGCGGTCCGGCCCTCGGCGGAGGCGGTGGCGGCGGAGTCCGCATCACTCACCGCGCCACCGTCCGCGCCCGCCTGCTTCGGCATCCACGCCACGGTCAGGATTCCGCCGACGGTGCTCAGCAGCATCCCGATGAAGAAGCCGCCGAGGTTGACGCCGATGAGCGAGTAGACCGCGACCGCGAGCGCGATCACGCCGTAGAAGATGCGGTGTGCGGGCATCGCGATGATCAGGGTGCCGAGCAGCACCAGCAGGATGGGGATGATCGTCGCCTGCAGTCCCTCGATCCCCAGCTGCACGTGGATCTTGCCGATGTCGAGCTGGCCCGAGAAGAACAGCTCCACTCCGCCGAGCGCCGTCAGCAGCCCTCCGACGAAGGGGCGGCGGCGGCGCCAGGCCCGAAAGCGCGCCCGAGCGCTCGTCGCGTGGGCCGCCACGATCAGAAGCATCCCTTCGAGCCGTCGGTGAGCTGCACGTGCATGCCGGTGAGGGTGAAGACCGAGGCCTGCGTGCTCCACGCGGTCTGCTGCAGGTTCGTGATGGTCACCGCGTCCGCATCCTGCGCGAAGTCGCCCGCCGCGCCCTTGGCGGTGGTGTTCACCGTGGAGGCGTCGACGCCGATGCGGATGTTGTGGAACTCGGAGTCGCCCTTGAGGTCCGTCATCCCGATCTGCAGGTCGGAGGCGGACGCGGGCGTGCCGCCGCCGCCCGCGGTGATCAGCATTCCGACCTTGCCCAGCGGGGTGTCGGCCACCACGGCCTGGCAGAGGTCAGCGAGCGTAGCCGACTTGATGTTCGCGATGGCGACCTGGTGCTCCTTGCCGGCGGTGTCCGGTGCGACGCCCGCGTACTGCGAGAATCCGGTGCCGTCGAGCTTCGTCGCGCTGATCTGGAACTGGCTGCCCGACACCGAGAACGACACGGGGACGGCGCCCTGCGCGACTCCGGTCATCAGCACGGTGGAGACGACCGCGACGGGGACGGCGGCGAGCACGATCCGTCCGGCGTGCGACCCGGCGAGCTTTCGGAACTTCATCGATCCTCCTGTTCGGGGGACTTGACAGCGTCGGCGCGGCCAGGTCCAGGAGCGAGCTTAGACGTTATTGACCGCCTGTCAATAGTCGAGGTCGCCCCTCCGGCCCGGCGGCCCGGCCGGTAGGCTCGGCAGATGGAGACGGACCGGCGCACCCGGCTCACGCCGGACGAGCGGCGGGCGCAGCTCGTCGCGCTCGGGGTCGCGTTCCTCGCCGACAACCCGCTGGACCAGCTGACCATCGAAGAACTGTCGGCCCGCGCGGGGGTCTCCCGTGGTCTCCTGTTCCACTACTTCGGGTCGAAGCAGGGGCTCCACCGCGACGTCGTCCGCACCGCCCGCGACAGCATGCTGCACGCCACGGAGCCGATCGCGGGACTCGCACCCCTCGACCGCCTGCACGACACCCTGACCCGGATCGTCGCCTTCGTCCGCGAGCACAGCGGCACGTTCTACTCGCTGGTGCGCGGCGTCGCCTCCGGTGACACGGAGGTGCGCCAGGTGGTCGAGGAGGCGCGCGGAGAGCAGGCCGACCGGGTCATCGCGGTGTTCCTCGAACTCGGCGTCCCGGACACACCGATGCTGCGGATCGCCCTGCGCTCGTGGATCGCGTTCGCCGAGGAGGCGCTCGTCGAGAGCGCGATCGGCACCGAGCTCCCGTCGGAGGAGATCGCGGGCTTCCTCGAGCGGAGCGCGCACGGGGTGGTGGATGCGCTGGTCGCGCATCCTCCAGCCGACGAGGGCTAGATGCCCTCCTCCTCGACGTCGTCCTCGGTGAGCACGCCGTCGTCGACGTCTTCGCCGCTGTGCTCGTCGTACACCGGCTCGGCCTCGCGCGACTGGCCGCCCGTCGGTCCGTCGTTGCCGTCGCCCGGTCCCGGCCAGATCGTCTCGCCCGCGACCGCGTCGTTGGTGACGAGCTCGTCGGCGAAGTCGGCCTCGGCCTCGGGGTCGTTCAGCGCGTAATCCACGTCGCCGTCCGCCGGGTCCGCCCAGCCGGGCGTCTCGCCGGCATCCGTCTCGCCGATCTCGACGTCGTCGACGCCGTCCTCCGGAATGCGTTCCATGCGTCGCAACCTACACCTCGGCCGTTAACGCAGACAGTTCCGGAGTTCCTCGAGCCGATCACGGGGATTCGGCCGAGGAACTCCGGAACCGGTGGATGCGTCAGCCGGCGGTCGGGAAGGTGATCGTCTTGCCGCTGCCCGCGTCCTTGACCGCTGCGTCCTTGAACGCCGCGAACTGGGCCGCGTCGGTGAACCCGCCCTGGTAGCGCTCGCCGTTGACGAACACCGTCGGGGTGCCGAAGCCGCCGCTGGTCGGGTTCTTCAGCTGCGAGTTGGTGGTCGCATCCTGGGTCATCTGGGTGATGAACGAGCCGAAGGTCTGCTTGTTCACGCAGTCGGTGATCGCCTGGGACTCGACGCCCGCATCCTTGAACACCTTGAGGATCTCGGAGTTGCTGAGCCCGCCGCCGGTCTGCTCATCCGGCTGGTTGGCGAACAGCGCCGAGTTCACGTCCCAGAACTTGCTCGGCTGCGAGTTCGCGACGCACGCGGCCGCAGCGCCTGCGCGGGTCGAGTACTGCTTGTTCTGGCTGCTGTCGAGGATCGCGACCGGGTGGATCTCGATCGTGGCGGAGCCTTCCTCGAGCCACTGCTTGATCTGCGGGTCGTTAGTGGTCTCGAACTGGTCGCAGTAGGGGCACTGGTAGTCGAGCCAGATCTGGATGTGCGCGGTCTTGCCGTCGAGCTCCATCTTGGTCGGCGTGGGCTTCGCCCCGCTGGCGATGGCCGGAGTGGTGACCGCCTTGGTCGGCGATTCGAGCAGGATGCCGCCGCTCGCCATGTTCTTCGGGTTGGCCGCGCTGCCGCCGGCACCCACGCTGG
This region of Leifsonia sp. fls2-241-R2A-40a genomic DNA includes:
- a CDS encoding epoxide hydrolase family protein yields the protein MEFRIDVPPAVLDDLQHRLEGAILPEPTPGPDWSNGIPPRVLADLVERWRTGYDWRGFERRVNGYEQRMVDLDGCAVHVVRVAAREPRGLPIVLTHGWPYSFASMLDLADLLSADRDVVIPSLPGYGYSAVLPEPFSSPGVARRWNALMTGEFGYDRYLTYGEDVGAGVSDWLAGEHPESVAGIIATHASFSARSRPGVELTDEEQAFLRSVANPEESGYAHEQGTRPDTLAAALIDSPSGLLAWIAEKVAAWSDGDGLERFDVDDVLTNVALYWVTRSIGTSFRPYREETSDDDLHPIVAVPASILVQRHEAAYPRSLAEKSYSDIRSFGRLERGGHYTAWEAPAAVAQAVRELEMNIRG
- a CDS encoding DUF6230 family protein: MKFRKLAGSHAGRIVLAAVPVAVVSTVLMTGVAQGAVPVSFSVSGSQFQISATKLDGTGFSQYAGVAPDTAGKEHQVAIANIKSATLADLCQAVVADTPLGKVGMLITAGGGGTPASASDLQIGMTDLKGDSEFHNIRIGVDASTVNTTAKGAAGDFAQDADAVTITNLQQTAWSTQASVFTLTGMHVQLTDGSKGCF
- a CDS encoding TetR/AcrR family transcriptional regulator gives rise to the protein METDRRTRLTPDERRAQLVALGVAFLADNPLDQLTIEELSARAGVSRGLLFHYFGSKQGLHRDVVRTARDSMLHATEPIAGLAPLDRLHDTLTRIVAFVREHSGTFYSLVRGVASGDTEVRQVVEEARGEQADRVIAVFLELGVPDTPMLRIALRSWIAFAEEALVESAIGTELPSEEIAGFLERSAHGVVDALVAHPPADEG
- a CDS encoding methyltransferase domain-containing protein, which encodes MTDDEHLRAVRERFDERAATYDESSMHRSLAAAVAAFADLPGVRSVLDVATGTGLALRALRDRGYDGTLAGIDLASRMIDESRRHLPDADLRVGDATSLPFPDDAFDLVTCVTGLQLFPHPDAAILEWARVLRPGGRAITATFLSFDPSRHRAAPSSAYLDHSPFDSAEHLGQTVSPAGFTVGRTETWTDGADELLIAELPLSR
- a CDS encoding DUF6114 domain-containing protein; amino-acid sequence: MLLIVAAHATSARARFRAWRRRRPFVGGLLTALGGVELFFSGQLDIGKIHVQLGIEGLQATIIPILLVLLGTLIIAMPAHRIFYGVIALAVAVYSLIGVNLGGFFIGMLLSTVGGILTVAWMPKQAGADGGAVSDADSAATASAEGRTA
- a CDS encoding thioredoxin domain-containing protein, with amino-acid sequence MSTGRGPGGPTKRDRREEARETARKMREEAAKKAKRRKVVVQSSVIVGIIAVLAIIGVVVFTSVGAGGSAANPKNMASGGILLESPTKAVTTPAIASGAKPTPTKMELDGKTAHIQIWLDYQCPYCDQFETTNDPQIKQWLEEGSATIEIHPVAILDSSQNKQYSTRAGAAAACVANSQPSKFWDVNSALFANQPDEQTGGGLSNSEILKVFKDAGVESQAITDCVNKQTFGSFITQMTQDATTNSQLKNPTSGGFGTPTVFVNGERYQGGFTDAAQFAAFKDAAVKDAGSGKTITFPTAG
- a CDS encoding DUF1992 domain-containing protein; amino-acid sequence: MARNRDESRRAAPESDPLVEAARYRLRRDAEERGEPVEEPNAGQPSMEQRAHIVEMTIQQAMRRGDFDNLPGSGKPLPGLTGTHDPDWWIRRKIEREKLTGLGPPALLLRTEDKELDDRLDRLASETAVREHLDTFNRRIIEARRQLQGGPPVITPTRDVDAEVERWRTRREERLRQAEANRRAEQEAYAALSRRERRRLRRESGR
- the rox gene encoding rifampin monooxygenase; this translates as MSEFDVDVAISGGGPTGMMLAAELRLHEVQVLVLDRDAEPTRLVRSLGLHPRSLEIMDQRGLLERFLAEGTPYPGMGGRFAGIVSPHPVTLDTAHDYILGIPQPVTDRILAEHAAELGTEIRRGSELTGFEQDEDGVTIALADGSRLRSRWLVGCDGGRSLVRRMLGVGFPGDAATTEWLLGEVEVTAAADEIAAISEKVRTTHRGFGIGPAGDGLFRAVVPAASVAEDRTVPPTLDDFRSQLRAFAGTDFGVHSPRSLTRFTDATRLADQYRVGRVLLAGDAAHVHPPLGGQGLNLGIQDAFNLGWKLAAAVEGWAPAGLLDTYFDERHPAAEDVLTITRAQSELISPEPGPQAVRRLLTELMGFEDVGRFLAEKVAGIGIRYDFGDGPALLGRRMRDIPLGRGRLYERMRDGRGMLLDRTGSLSVGAWADRVDVVADAAAELDAPAVLLRPDGHVAWIGDEQEELTRHLRRWFGEA